GACTTCCAGGAGAATCGACATGGCCAACCGTCTGAGCAACGACTTCCAGTTCATCGACGTGGGTCGTCAGGACCCGCAGAAGAAGGACGCCCGCACCCGCTCGCGGGAGTTCGCCGAGATCTACGAGCCCTACAAGCCCCAGGAGGCGGCCAGCCAGGCGCACCGTTGCCTGCACTGCGGCAACCCCTACTGCGAGTGGAAGTGCCCGGTCCACAACTACATTCCCAACTGGCTGCAGCTGGTGGCCGAGGGCAACATCCTCGAGGCCGCGGAGCTCTCCCACAAGACCAACTCGCTGCCCGAGGTGTGCGGCCGAGTCTGCCCCCAGGACCGCCTCTGCGAGGGCGACTGCACCCTCAACGACGGCTTCGGCGCGGTGACCATCGGCTCGGTGGAGAAGTACATTACCGATACCGCCTTCGCCATGGGCTGGCGCCCGGACATGTCCCAGGTGACCTGGACCGATCGGAAGGTCGCGGTGATCGGCGCCGGGCCGGCGGGCCTGGGCTGCGCCGACATCCTGGCGCGCAACGGGGTCAAGCCGGTGGTGTTCGATCGCAACCCTGAGATCGGCGGCCTGCTGACCTTCGGCATCCCCGAGTTCAAGCTCGAGAAGAGCGTGATGGAGCGTCGTCGGGCGGTGTTCGAGGAGATGGGCGTGGAGTTCCGCCTCAACGTGGAGATCGGCCGCGACATCACCATGGACCAGCTGCTCGAGCAGTATGATGCCGTCTTCATGGGCATGGGCACCTACAAGTACATGGAGGGCGGCTTCCCCGGCGAGAATCTGCCCGGGGTGCACAAGGCGCTGGACTACCTGATCGCCAACGTCAATCACTGCCTGGGCTTCGAGAAGGACCCCGGCGAATACATCTCCTTCAAGGGCCAGCGCGTGGTGGTGCTGGGCGGCGGCGACACCGCCATGGACTGCAACCGCACCGCCATCCGCCAGGGCGCCAGCGGCGTGACCTGCGCCTATCGCCGCGACGAGGAGAACATGCCGGGCTCGCGCCGCGAGGTGGCCAACGCCCGCGAGGAGGGCGTGGAGTTCCTGTTCAACCGCCAGCCGGTGGCGGTGGTGGGCGAGGGCAAGGTGGAGGGGGTCAAGGTGGTGCGCACCCGTCTGGGCGAGCCCGACGAGAACGGACGCCGCCGCCCCGAGGTGGTGCCGGGCTCCGAGGAGGTGATTCCGGCCGACGCCGTGGTGATTGCCTTCGGCTTCCAGCCGGACCCGCCCGCCTGGTTCGCCGACCATGGCATCGAGGTGGATGAG
The Halomonas alkalicola DNA segment above includes these coding regions:
- a CDS encoding FAD-dependent oxidoreductase, with the protein product MANRLSNDFQFIDVGRQDPQKKDARTRSREFAEIYEPYKPQEAASQAHRCLHCGNPYCEWKCPVHNYIPNWLQLVAEGNILEAAELSHKTNSLPEVCGRVCPQDRLCEGDCTLNDGFGAVTIGSVEKYITDTAFAMGWRPDMSQVTWTDRKVAVIGAGPAGLGCADILARNGVKPVVFDRNPEIGGLLTFGIPEFKLEKSVMERRRAVFEEMGVEFRLNVEIGRDITMDQLLEQYDAVFMGMGTYKYMEGGFPGENLPGVHKALDYLIANVNHCLGFEKDPGEYISFKGQRVVVLGGGDTAMDCNRTAIRQGASGVTCAYRRDEENMPGSRREVANAREEGVEFLFNRQPVAVVGEGKVEGVKVVRTRLGEPDENGRRRPEVVPGSEEVIPADAVVIAFGFQPDPPAWFADHGIEVDERDRVKAPEQGQFRFQTSHAKVFAGGDMVRGSDLVVTAIHEGRQAAEGILDYLGV